A part of Trueperaceae bacterium genomic DNA contains:
- a CDS encoding CarD family transcriptional regulator, with translation MKDQGKTFKMGDQVVLPPYGVGIVAGTTERAVGGANQKYYQVEFPNGTSRAYVPVAAPQGAGLRAALTKDEVQSVLERLQNGRITLPKQWAARHRKVTDLLTTGDPYQIATLASELRRWDLERGLPDLDRQAYRRALRLLAGEISAVLGITQQEARVLMDAGEEDELN, from the coding sequence TTGAAGGACCAGGGCAAGACGTTCAAGATGGGTGACCAGGTCGTCCTCCCGCCTTACGGCGTCGGCATCGTAGCCGGCACGACCGAGCGCGCCGTGGGCGGCGCGAACCAGAAGTATTACCAGGTCGAGTTCCCCAACGGAACGTCTCGAGCCTACGTCCCCGTAGCTGCGCCGCAAGGCGCCGGGCTGCGCGCGGCGCTCACCAAGGACGAGGTCCAGAGCGTCCTCGAGCGGCTACAGAACGGCCGCATCACGCTCCCCAAGCAGTGGGCGGCCCGCCATCGTAAGGTGACCGATCTCCTCACGACCGGCGACCCATACCAGATCGCCACCCTGGCTAGCGAGCTCCGCCGCTGGGACCTCGAGCGCGGCCTGCCCGACCTCGACCGCCAAGCCTACCGGCGGGCCCTCAGGCTCCTGGCCGGCGAGATCAGCGCGGTCCTCGGCATCACCCAACAAGAAGCGCGCGTCCTCATGGACGCCGGCGAGGAAGACGAGCTCAACTGA
- a CDS encoding DMT family transporter encodes MRPVRGGSAERGTAAERPAVEPAGMPSRSAEPERATAVGPPRRGTVWTVLGVALTAVSFAAIFIRWADAPGVVVAFYRMLIATVIMAPVTAAGLRRTPLDARAWRATTLAGALLAVHFAAWISSLSYTTVAASGALVSTSPLWVALFAWLFLARPPAARQLGGVLLSVAGAAIIGYGDMLGGSRPLLGDLLAVVGAAGAGGYLLLGRYVQARGVSLQAYAGSAYAVAAVCLAPLPWLTGAPYLGYPQATYLFVALLALVPQVIGHTGINYVAKYFDTTALATALLLEPLASGVLAYLLFGERPGTATLLGVAAVLCGMVLTVRFTPRAAA; translated from the coding sequence GTGAGGCCCGTCCGCGGCGGGAGCGCGGAGCGCGGGACCGCCGCGGAACGCCCTGCCGTCGAGCCCGCCGGCATGCCTTCCAGGAGCGCGGAGCCCGAGCGCGCGACCGCGGTTGGCCCTCCTCGGCGCGGCACCGTATGGACGGTGCTCGGCGTCGCCTTGACGGCGGTCAGCTTCGCCGCCATCTTCATCAGGTGGGCCGACGCGCCCGGTGTCGTCGTCGCCTTCTACCGGATGCTCATCGCCACGGTGATCATGGCGCCCGTGACCGCGGCCGGCCTGAGGCGGACGCCGCTCGACGCGCGCGCCTGGCGTGCCACCACCCTCGCCGGAGCGCTCCTGGCCGTGCACTTCGCGGCGTGGATCTCGTCGCTCTCGTACACGACGGTGGCGGCAAGCGGCGCACTCGTCTCGACGAGCCCGCTGTGGGTGGCGCTCTTCGCCTGGCTCTTCCTGGCACGACCGCCGGCGGCACGCCAGCTCGGCGGTGTGCTTCTGTCCGTGGCCGGCGCCGCCATCATCGGCTACGGCGACATGCTCGGTGGGAGCAGGCCGCTGCTCGGCGACCTCCTCGCGGTGGTGGGCGCCGCCGGGGCGGGCGGGTACTTGCTGCTGGGGCGCTACGTGCAGGCGCGGGGCGTCAGCCTCCAGGCGTACGCCGGGAGCGCTTACGCCGTCGCGGCCGTCTGCCTGGCGCCACTACCCTGGTTGACGGGCGCGCCCTACCTCGGCTACCCGCAGGCTACCTACCTGTTCGTCGCCCTCCTCGCCCTCGTGCCGCAGGTGATAGGCCACACGGGGATCAACTACGTCGCCAAGTACTTCGACACCACGGCGCTCGCCACGGCACTGCTGCTGGAGCCTCTCGCCTCGGGCGTCCTCGCGTACCTGCTCTTCGGGGAGCGGCCCGGCACCGCCACGCTCCTGGGCGTGGCCGCGGTCCTCTGCGGCATGGTCCTGACCGTGCGCTTCACGCCCAGGGCCGCAGCCTGA
- the rpoC gene encoding DNA-directed RNA polymerase subunit beta' produces the protein MREFTQVKIQIASPKRIRDWSYGEITKPETINYRTLKPERDGLFDERVFGPEKDWECACGKYRGQRFAGKTCERCGVEVTRATVRRYRMGHIELATPCAHIWYVKDIPNKIGGLLNLSTAQLEQVLYFAKYIVTNPHEARLPDGRPLKRGDLLSDDEYRQLRYGLQETYTVSGGEDAVIRDGEAVEPGQQLAKGVKAKIAGIAQYRFPRRITLDYHEMRDARIVLAKKDWIEEESYVGGQPFAELSTDLVVASEAEGVVEYLAIGEGGILALHDADTEEVVASYLVPQGCEPLVAGGEFVEPGTELFKAAAGTTLSVPQGASATLRASKAKGTNVTVTLKVEWDRSETHETNPTMHVLVGDGATVRPGEKVVGAIDAAQEITAAASGKVRLSHPASIVVSRARVYAYRDEPIVVNGDRVRIGDDLADDGRIKSEIEGRVEIDLVRRQVRVIESYDFEAKMGAEAVKELLDHIDLKVLEAELVEEMESTSRHKRAKARKRLEIVRAFLQSGAGESENKPSWMILEAVPIMPPSLRPMVQVEGGRFATSDLNDLYRRLINRNNRLKKLMQQGAPEMIVRNEKRMLQEAVDALIDNGRRGSAVVHPGSDRPLRSLTDLLGGKQGRFRQNLLGKRVDYSGRSVIVVGPQLQLHQCGVPKRMALELFKPFLFKKLEERGIVSNIKSARKMLERYRDARDEVWDALEEVIKDRVVLLNRAPTLHRLGIQAFEPVLVEGQAIQLHPLVCEAFNADFDGDQMAIHVPLSVYAQSEARLQMLSSHNLLSPAHGNPNVQATRDIILGLYVLTQLHTGHVGAGAEFADEEAALAAYQAGALDLNSAITVAGEETSAGRLMYRFGSVDEALLAVAEHRIDMQDVVTTRVDGEIIKTSPGRLLFARMVKETLEAGGEVPRDLLRYDTVYERGALRDLVVESYKRLGVERTAALLDGLKQYGFELSTTSGITIGIDDVAIPPKKKVILEEAEEKLAKINAGFQRGFVTEAERYQQVVRLWNDTTEKVKDAVFENFQTNMPFNPLFVMAQSGARGNPQQIRQLAGMRGLMANPSGETIELPIRANFREGLDVLEYFISTHGARKGGADTALRTADSGYLTRKLVDVAHEVVVREDDCGTADFEEVNLYEGERARPKGHIEMSLYGRRLALDLDLGDVQYAAGTLLYKADVDVIVKHMAQLPELRKVAVRSPLTCQTRAGVCRKCYGLDMSMMREVSLGEAVGVIAAESIGEPGTQLTMRTFHTGGIATGADITQGLPRVIELVEARKPKLKAILSEIDGVVELQDDEDKERQRITVTSDDGEFSRQYRVEKGLRILVASGDRVAAGQALTRGSVNPHDLLEVSGPGAVQAYLVDEIQKVYRGQGVSVHDKHIEVIVRQMLKYVEIDRPGDSLFLEGQTAERFDVEEVNESLSAQDKEPAQWKPLLLGITKASLSTKSWLSAASFQHTTHVLTEAALAGKVDDLVGMKENVILGRLVPAGTGLASIRRTRVVDERSLEKLKTAPRAPEAVATPRPATPQEAPRQDAVN, from the coding sequence ATCCGCGAGTTCACCCAGGTCAAGATCCAGATAGCCTCGCCGAAGCGCATCCGCGACTGGAGCTACGGCGAGATCACCAAGCCGGAGACCATCAACTACCGCACGCTCAAGCCCGAGCGCGACGGGCTGTTCGACGAGCGCGTCTTCGGGCCGGAGAAGGACTGGGAGTGCGCTTGCGGCAAGTACCGCGGTCAGCGCTTCGCGGGCAAGACGTGCGAGCGCTGCGGCGTCGAGGTGACGCGCGCGACGGTCCGCCGCTACCGCATGGGCCACATCGAGCTCGCCACTCCGTGCGCTCACATCTGGTACGTCAAGGACATCCCGAACAAGATCGGTGGGCTGCTCAACCTCTCCACCGCCCAGCTCGAGCAGGTCCTGTACTTCGCCAAGTACATCGTCACCAACCCGCACGAGGCGCGGCTGCCCGACGGACGCCCGCTGAAGCGCGGCGACCTGCTCTCCGACGACGAGTACCGGCAGCTCCGCTACGGCCTGCAGGAGACCTACACCGTCTCCGGCGGTGAGGACGCCGTCATCCGCGACGGCGAGGCCGTCGAGCCCGGCCAGCAGCTCGCCAAGGGCGTCAAGGCCAAGATCGCCGGGATAGCGCAGTACCGCTTCCCGCGCCGCATCACGCTCGACTACCACGAGATGCGCGACGCGCGCATCGTGCTGGCCAAGAAGGACTGGATCGAGGAAGAGAGCTACGTTGGCGGTCAGCCGTTCGCCGAGCTGTCCACCGACCTGGTCGTCGCCAGCGAGGCCGAGGGCGTCGTCGAGTACCTCGCCATCGGCGAGGGCGGCATACTGGCCCTGCACGACGCCGACACGGAGGAGGTCGTCGCCTCCTACCTCGTGCCGCAAGGTTGCGAGCCGCTCGTGGCCGGCGGGGAGTTCGTCGAGCCGGGCACGGAGCTCTTCAAGGCCGCCGCCGGCACCACCCTCTCCGTGCCGCAAGGCGCCTCCGCCACGCTGCGTGCCAGCAAGGCCAAGGGCACCAACGTCACGGTGACCCTCAAGGTCGAGTGGGACCGCTCCGAGACGCACGAGACGAACCCGACCATGCACGTCCTCGTCGGCGACGGCGCCACCGTGCGGCCGGGCGAGAAGGTCGTCGGGGCCATCGACGCCGCGCAGGAGATCACGGCCGCGGCCAGCGGCAAGGTGCGCCTCTCGCACCCGGCCAGCATCGTCGTGTCGCGCGCCCGCGTGTACGCGTACCGGGACGAGCCGATCGTCGTCAACGGCGACCGGGTCCGCATCGGCGACGACCTCGCCGACGACGGTCGCATCAAGTCCGAGATCGAGGGCCGAGTCGAGATCGACCTCGTCAGGCGCCAGGTGCGGGTCATCGAGAGCTACGACTTCGAGGCCAAGATGGGCGCCGAGGCTGTCAAGGAGCTCCTCGACCACATCGACCTCAAGGTGCTCGAGGCCGAGCTCGTGGAGGAGATGGAGTCCACGAGCCGCCACAAGCGCGCCAAGGCGCGCAAGCGGCTCGAGATCGTGCGCGCCTTCCTGCAGTCCGGCGCGGGCGAGAGCGAGAACAAGCCTTCCTGGATGATCCTCGAGGCCGTGCCAATCATGCCGCCGAGCCTGCGGCCGATGGTGCAAGTCGAGGGCGGGCGCTTCGCCACCTCCGACCTGAACGACCTCTACCGCCGCCTCATCAACCGCAACAACCGCCTGAAGAAGCTCATGCAGCAGGGCGCGCCCGAGATGATCGTGCGCAACGAGAAGCGCATGCTGCAGGAGGCCGTCGACGCCCTGATCGACAACGGTCGCCGCGGCTCCGCCGTCGTGCACCCCGGCTCCGACCGGCCCCTGCGCTCGCTCACCGACCTCCTCGGCGGCAAGCAGGGTCGCTTCAGGCAGAACCTGCTCGGCAAGCGCGTCGACTACTCCGGCCGTTCGGTGATCGTCGTCGGCCCGCAGCTACAGCTCCACCAGTGCGGCGTGCCCAAGCGCATGGCGCTCGAGCTCTTCAAGCCGTTCCTCTTCAAGAAGCTCGAGGAGCGGGGCATCGTCTCCAACATCAAGAGCGCCCGCAAGATGCTCGAGCGCTACCGCGACGCCCGCGACGAGGTCTGGGACGCCCTCGAGGAGGTCATCAAGGACCGCGTCGTCCTCCTCAACCGCGCGCCCACGCTGCACCGCCTCGGCATCCAGGCTTTCGAGCCCGTGCTCGTCGAGGGCCAGGCCATCCAGCTCCACCCGCTCGTGTGCGAGGCGTTCAACGCCGACTTCGACGGCGACCAGATGGCCATCCACGTGCCGCTCTCCGTGTACGCGCAGTCCGAGGCGCGGCTCCAGATGCTCTCGAGCCACAACCTCCTGAGCCCGGCGCACGGCAACCCGAACGTCCAGGCGACGCGCGACATCATCCTGGGCCTCTACGTCCTCACGCAGCTCCACACGGGCCACGTGGGTGCCGGCGCCGAGTTCGCCGACGAGGAGGCCGCTCTCGCCGCGTACCAGGCTGGTGCGCTCGACCTCAACTCCGCCATCACGGTGGCGGGCGAGGAGACCAGCGCCGGGCGCCTCATGTACCGCTTCGGCAGCGTCGACGAGGCCCTCTTGGCCGTCGCCGAGCACCGCATCGACATGCAGGACGTCGTCACGACCAGGGTCGACGGCGAGATCATCAAGACGAGCCCCGGGCGGCTCCTCTTCGCCCGCATGGTCAAGGAGACCCTCGAGGCGGGCGGCGAGGTGCCACGCGACCTCCTGCGCTACGACACCGTCTACGAACGCGGCGCCCTGCGCGACCTCGTCGTCGAGAGCTACAAGCGCCTCGGCGTCGAGCGCACCGCCGCGCTCCTCGACGGCCTGAAGCAGTACGGCTTCGAGCTCTCGACCACCTCCGGCATCACGATCGGGATCGACGACGTCGCCATCCCGCCGAAGAAGAAGGTGATCCTCGAGGAGGCGGAGGAGAAGCTGGCCAAGATCAACGCCGGCTTCCAGCGCGGCTTCGTCACCGAGGCCGAGCGTTACCAGCAGGTCGTGCGCCTCTGGAACGACACGACCGAGAAGGTCAAGGACGCTGTGTTCGAGAACTTCCAGACGAACATGCCGTTCAACCCCCTCTTCGTCATGGCCCAGTCCGGCGCCCGTGGCAACCCGCAGCAGATCCGCCAGCTCGCCGGCATGCGCGGCCTCATGGCCAACCCGTCCGGCGAGACCATCGAGCTGCCCATCCGCGCGAACTTCCGCGAGGGCCTCGACGTGCTCGAGTACTTCATCTCCACGCACGGGGCCCGCAAGGGCGGGGCCGACACGGCTCTGCGCACGGCGGACTCCGGCTACCTGACCCGCAAGCTCGTCGACGTGGCCCACGAGGTCGTCGTCCGCGAGGACGACTGCGGCACGGCCGACTTCGAGGAGGTCAACCTCTACGAAGGAGAGCGGGCCCGGCCGAAGGGGCACATCGAGATGAGCCTGTACGGTCGCCGTCTGGCCCTCGACCTGGACCTCGGCGACGTCCAGTACGCCGCCGGCACGCTCCTCTACAAGGCCGACGTCGACGTCATCGTCAAGCACATGGCCCAGCTGCCCGAGCTGCGGAAGGTCGCGGTGCGCAGCCCGCTGACCTGCCAGACGCGGGCCGGCGTGTGCCGCAAGTGCTACGGCCTCGACATGTCGATGATGCGCGAGGTCAGCCTCGGCGAGGCCGTCGGCGTCATCGCCGCCGAGTCTATCGGCGAGCCCGGCACCCAGCTCACCATGCGCACGTTCCACACGGGCGGCATCGCGACGGGCGCAGACATCACGCAGGGCCTCCCGCGCGTCATCGAGCTCGTGGAGGCGCGCAAGCCGAAGCTCAAGGCGATCCTCTCGGAGATCGACGGCGTCGTCGAGCTGCAGGACGACGAGGACAAGGAGCGCCAGCGCATCACCGTCACGAGCGACGACGGCGAGTTCAGCCGCCAGTACCGCGTCGAGAAGGGCCTGCGCATCCTCGTCGCCAGCGGCGACAGGGTCGCTGCCGGGCAGGCGTTGACACGCGGCAGCGTCAACCCGCACGACCTTCTCGAGGTGAGCGGCCCCGGCGCCGTGCAGGCGTACCTGGTCGACGAGATCCAGAAGGTGTACCGCGGTCAGGGCGTGAGCGTCCACGACAAGCACATCGAGGTCATCGTCCGCCAGATGCTCAAGTACGTCGAGATCGACCGCCCCGGCGACAGCCTGTTCCTCGAGGGCCAGACGGCCGAGCGGTTCGACGTCGAGGAAGTCAACGAGTCGCTCAGCGCCCAGGACAAGGAGCCGGCGCAGTGGAAGCCGCTGCTGCTCGGCATCACCAAGGCCTCGCTCTCCACGAAGAGCTGGCTTTCGGCCGCCTCCTTCCAGCACACGACCCACGTGCTCACCGAGGCCGCCCTGGCCGGCAAGGTCGACGACCTCGTCGGTATGAAGGAGAACGTCATCCTCGGGCGGCTCGTGCCCGCGGGGACCGGTCTCGCCTCCATCCGCCGCACGCGCGTCGTCGACGAGCGCTCTCTCGAAAAGCTCAAGACCGCCCCCCGCGCGCCCGAGGCCGTCGCCACCCCGAGGCCGGCCACCCCGCAGGAAGCCCCGCGCCAGGACGCGGTCAACTGA
- a CDS encoding ABC transporter ATP-binding protein has protein sequence MLRTTDLTKLYRTPAGVVPALTGLNATFERGRLTAIVGPSGSGKSTLLNLLAGFDLPTSGAVYLGDTSLGAMTERERSKLRLTRFGFVFQSFNLITVLNAWQNVAFPMGLAGVAASERRARALALLERFGLRQRADHVPARLSGGERQRVSLARALANDPDVVFADEPTGNLDSRSGQVVLGALREVASEGRTVIVVTHDLGVAESADAVLELLDGHVTLARGAVLATRGAA, from the coding sequence GTGCTGCGTACGACCGATCTAACGAAGCTCTACCGGACGCCCGCCGGCGTCGTGCCCGCCCTCACCGGCCTGAACGCCACCTTCGAGCGGGGCAGGCTGACCGCCATCGTCGGCCCTTCCGGCTCCGGCAAGTCGACCCTCCTCAACCTGCTGGCGGGCTTCGACCTGCCGACGTCGGGCGCCGTCTACCTCGGCGACACCTCGCTCGGCGCCATGACGGAGCGCGAACGCTCCAAGCTGCGCCTCACGCGGTTCGGGTTCGTGTTCCAGTCCTTCAACCTCATCACCGTCCTCAACGCCTGGCAGAACGTCGCCTTCCCGATGGGGCTCGCCGGCGTCGCGGCGTCCGAGCGAAGGGCGCGGGCCCTCGCGCTGTTGGAGCGGTTCGGGCTGCGCCAGCGCGCCGACCACGTGCCGGCGCGCCTCTCCGGCGGGGAGCGCCAGCGCGTCAGCCTGGCCCGCGCGCTGGCCAACGACCCCGATGTCGTCTTCGCCGACGAGCCGACCGGCAACCTCGACAGCCGCAGCGGCCAGGTCGTGCTCGGCGCACTGCGGGAAGTAGCGAGCGAAGGCCGGACCGTCATCGTCGTCACGCACGACCTCGGCGTCGCCGAGAGCGCCGACGCCGTCCTGGAGCTGCTGGACGGCCACGTCACGCTCGCGCGCGGCGCCGTGCTCGCCACCCGGGGCGCGGCGTGA
- a CDS encoding DUF423 domain-containing protein — MSGVERGARTPDASGTGAAPRTVGGAARTAAVWGAAFVGLGVALGAFGAHTLSGLVAEARLETFETAVRYQVYQGLGLLALAAIAPTGRLAARSGPLLIAGTLVFSGALYALVAGAPSWFGAVAPVGGVLLIAGWAVAVFQLARKGA; from the coding sequence GTGAGCGGCGTGGAGCGCGGGGCTCGGACTCCGGACGCTAGCGGCACGGGCGCGGCGCCCCGGACGGTCGGCGGCGCGGCGCGGACGGCAGCCGTCTGGGGCGCGGCGTTCGTCGGCCTCGGCGTGGCGCTCGGCGCCTTCGGAGCCCACACGTTGAGCGGGCTCGTGGCCGAGGCGCGCCTCGAGACGTTCGAGACGGCCGTGCGCTACCAGGTCTACCAGGGCCTCGGCCTCCTCGCCCTTGCCGCCATCGCGCCCACGGGGCGGCTCGCCGCGCGTTCCGGACCCCTGCTCATCGCCGGGACGCTCGTCTTCTCCGGGGCGCTCTACGCGCTCGTCGCCGGCGCGCCGAGCTGGTTCGGCGCCGTGGCGCCGGTAGGCGGCGTGCTCCTCATCGCCGGCTGGGCGGTGGCGGTCTTCCAGCTGGCGCGTAAGGGCGCCTGA
- a CDS encoding DUF2207 domain-containing protein, producing the protein MSSDRPRSRSSALYLSSLLALALAGFGLAQSYTWSDVVQVVTIEADGGVVVDDTRTLSTSGDFGEAFICVELTGGQSLSLLDGSGALGPGPSAYAYSQSCAGGTEVVVHNDVRVKERRVRFVYRLSGVLDVRRDVVQWYWQILEQEHPSVRGYTLTVRAPGPMSAPYDAYVHRFGNQELPTVTLSEDRGTLRVAFDRIPDGDGVEIRYLMDPALFTQKGAQDGMEEFLRDEAKVAGVQTLMQLRRSNWWSLVPFGLLLLTGSGAFGAYRRYGREPRIETMKYPFEPPSGLPPAAVTSILQQNGATAAMGPAFHATIMDLMRRGYGEFTPDGKKQSDFAIQLNLGKPTAPLLPFEDEVLGYLKKAALPGAPNRLSSSELKAYSQRSASTFLARWAPGVRKWLEAQRGGPLTEPESRKAAAKWAGRLAISALATLALVFLFQGAPRGIAIAATVAQFVGAIVAGAAIPSWRPEVAEEVYGWQGFKRTLTDYTRMKDAPLDFFRLWDVYYCYAAALGVADKYLKTLGRAAPLAGVDEGTLIRSAAWMSAGNTSSLASFSSFSRSVSTLSSALNSASASASSGGSSSGGGGGGGGGSSGGR; encoded by the coding sequence ATGTCCAGCGATAGGCCCCGCAGCCGTTCCTCGGCTCTCTACCTCTCATCCTTGCTTGCCCTCGCCTTGGCGGGCTTCGGCCTCGCGCAGTCGTACACCTGGAGCGACGTCGTGCAGGTCGTCACCATCGAGGCGGACGGCGGCGTGGTCGTCGACGACACGAGGACGCTCTCGACGAGCGGGGACTTCGGCGAGGCCTTCATCTGCGTCGAGTTGACCGGCGGGCAGTCGTTGAGCCTGCTGGACGGCTCGGGGGCACTCGGCCCGGGGCCTAGCGCGTACGCGTACTCCCAATCGTGCGCTGGGGGCACGGAGGTCGTCGTGCATAACGACGTCAGGGTGAAGGAGCGCCGGGTGCGCTTCGTCTACCGCCTGAGCGGCGTCCTCGACGTACGGCGCGACGTGGTGCAGTGGTACTGGCAGATCCTCGAGCAGGAGCACCCGTCCGTGCGCGGTTACACGCTGACGGTGCGCGCGCCGGGGCCGATGAGCGCGCCTTACGACGCCTACGTCCACCGTTTCGGCAACCAGGAGCTGCCGACCGTGACGTTGAGCGAGGACCGCGGCACCTTGCGCGTGGCGTTCGACCGTATCCCCGACGGCGACGGCGTCGAGATCCGCTACCTCATGGACCCGGCCCTCTTCACGCAGAAGGGCGCGCAAGACGGCATGGAGGAGTTCCTCCGGGACGAGGCGAAGGTCGCCGGGGTCCAGACCCTCATGCAGTTGCGGCGCTCCAACTGGTGGTCGCTCGTGCCGTTCGGCCTGCTGCTGCTCACGGGTTCGGGGGCGTTCGGCGCCTACCGGCGGTACGGCCGCGAACCGCGCATCGAGACGATGAAGTACCCCTTCGAGCCGCCGTCCGGCCTGCCGCCCGCCGCCGTGACCTCCATCCTGCAGCAGAACGGTGCGACCGCCGCCATGGGGCCGGCGTTCCACGCGACGATCATGGACCTGATGCGGCGCGGCTACGGAGAGTTCACCCCCGACGGCAAGAAGCAGAGCGACTTCGCCATCCAACTGAACCTCGGCAAGCCGACCGCGCCGCTCCTGCCTTTCGAGGACGAGGTCCTGGGCTACCTCAAGAAGGCCGCGCTTCCGGGGGCGCCCAACCGGCTCAGCTCCTCCGAGCTGAAGGCGTACTCGCAGCGCAGCGCCTCGACGTTCCTCGCCAGATGGGCGCCTGGGGTGCGTAAGTGGTTGGAGGCGCAGCGCGGCGGGCCGCTCACCGAGCCGGAGAGCCGCAAGGCGGCGGCGAAGTGGGCGGGGCGGCTCGCCATCTCGGCGCTGGCGACGCTGGCGCTCGTCTTCCTCTTCCAGGGCGCGCCGCGCGGCATCGCTATCGCCGCGACGGTCGCCCAGTTCGTCGGGGCCATCGTCGCGGGCGCAGCCATCCCCTCATGGCGTCCGGAGGTCGCGGAGGAGGTGTACGGCTGGCAAGGCTTCAAGCGCACCCTGACCGACTACACCCGCATGAAGGACGCGCCGCTCGACTTCTTCAGGCTCTGGGACGTCTACTACTGCTACGCGGCCGCGCTCGGCGTTGCCGACAAGTACCTGAAGACCCTGGGACGCGCTGCGCCGCTGGCAGGCGTCGACGAGGGCACGCTCATCAGGAGCGCGGCGTGGATGTCGGCCGGGAACACGTCCAGCCTGGCGAGCTTCTCCTCGTTCTCGCGCTCCGTCTCCACCCTCTCGAGCGCCCTCAACTCGGCCTCCGCCTCGGCGTCGTCGGGTGGATCGTCGAGCGGCGGTGGGGGCGGGGGCGGGGGCGGCTCTTCGGGCGGGCGGTGA
- a CDS encoding ABC transporter permease, giving the protein MNTAPQFTWSLASASLRQRPLRSALTALGITVAVAGAIVFLSLGEGIRRVFADQLANLGPDIQVTYGSGSGDFFPTTPDLPAAYLEELLAQADGLGIREVVPVLLYLRGGLAPSQSFVFEGLPAATPLADLFTGAVAEEGRVLGVDDEGRGVAVIGATVAERNRIELGSTLRLNPATSLEVVGVLGATGSLVDNVIVVPLTTLQAALGVADRYSLLAVTSVRPERADEVATRIQAAYPELGAQTRSEIFDQVSTSLRVSDFVRLGISAIALIVGAIAVANTVMMSVFERTREFGVIRAVGARPRFLFGVVLSESLLLALAGAAGGILVGWVGVYFVNRVALDQLGLEVALVTPRLAAFAVLVAMVMGLVSGLLPAGRAARIPIAAALARE; this is encoded by the coding sequence ATGAACACCGCCCCCCAGTTCACGTGGTCGTTGGCGTCCGCCTCGCTGCGCCAACGACCGCTGCGTTCCGCCCTCACCGCCCTCGGCATCACCGTGGCCGTGGCGGGCGCCATCGTCTTCCTGTCGCTCGGCGAGGGCATCAGGCGGGTGTTCGCCGACCAGCTCGCCAACCTCGGCCCCGACATCCAGGTGACGTACGGCTCCGGCAGCGGCGACTTCTTCCCGACCACGCCCGACCTGCCCGCCGCGTACCTCGAAGAGCTGCTCGCGCAGGCCGACGGGCTGGGGATCCGGGAGGTCGTGCCCGTCCTCCTGTACTTGCGCGGCGGTCTCGCGCCGAGCCAGTCGTTCGTCTTCGAAGGCCTCCCCGCCGCCACGCCGCTCGCCGACCTGTTCACCGGCGCCGTGGCCGAGGAGGGCCGGGTGCTCGGCGTGGATGACGAGGGGCGAGGCGTCGCCGTCATCGGAGCCACGGTGGCGGAACGTAACCGCATCGAGCTGGGTTCGACGCTGCGCCTCAACCCCGCCACGAGCCTCGAGGTCGTCGGCGTGCTCGGCGCCACCGGCAGCCTCGTCGACAACGTCATAGTCGTGCCGCTCACCACCCTGCAGGCCGCCCTCGGTGTCGCGGACCGCTACAGCCTGCTCGCCGTCACGAGCGTGCGTCCGGAGCGCGCCGACGAGGTCGCGACCCGGATCCAGGCCGCCTACCCGGAGCTCGGCGCCCAGACGCGCTCCGAGATCTTCGACCAGGTGAGCACCAGCCTGCGCGTCTCAGACTTCGTGCGCCTCGGCATCAGCGCCATCGCCCTCATCGTCGGCGCCATCGCCGTGGCCAACACCGTCATGATGAGCGTGTTCGAGCGCACGCGCGAGTTCGGCGTCATCCGCGCCGTCGGTGCACGTCCCCGCTTCCTCTTCGGGGTCGTGCTCTCCGAGTCGCTGCTCCTCGCGCTCGCGGGCGCGGCGGGCGGGATACTCGTCGGGTGGGTGGGCGTCTACTTCGTGAACCGCGTAGCGCTCGATCAGCTCGGCCTCGAGGTGGCCCTCGTCACGCCTCGCCTCGCCGCCTTCGCCGTGCTGGTGGCGATGGTGATGGGCCTGGTGTCGGGTCTTCTGCCGGCCGGGCGCGCGGCGCGCATCCCTATCGCGGCCGCGCTCGCTCGGGAGTGA